The following proteins are co-located in the Cutaneotrichosporon cavernicola HIS019 DNA, chromosome: 3 genome:
- a CDS encoding uncharacterized protein (Lin1 family) → MPVKRTGGDPSGAPKRTRFAEPKSEAGPSRRARSPGSASNDGVDDQFLEADITETSRNAKKRERAALRDQSGYGSDSSNDEESVVPSRRPKEEADDDDDVDMFGDDDDEGKGKDKEKEKNKEFMDLRDVEGQEDLDNGEGKRFKRADNEDSDSEAEEPGTGLDGSMGVEITPFNMKKEFEEGRFTEGGETYVENEKDPHEQHDHWLDGADKDAIKKARRAHRERERVEREREARETELAVGEGSEEREHQLMRNAVQLMERGETVLEALQRLGGEAETKRRKEEVGKRKKSWAERQRERKAAMAIDTADPEHGSPFGRLTAIVSSLQAIGQLDVYSLSREAVQRMLPREETASAAAPARPPSVNRAFQYRFSLAYLRTLPEDQRPVEREVFGPFSLLQLRGWKATGFFGPNCENIEVHVVNPVEEQPWGTWDAVVEKK, encoded by the exons ATGCCTGTCAAACGGACTGGAGGCGACCCATCCGGTGCACCCAAGCGGACACGCTTCGCTGAGCCGAAATCCGAGGCTGGGCCATCGAggcgtgcgcgctcgcccggCTCGGCGTCCAATGACGGAGTAGATGACCAGTTCCTCGAGGCTGACATCACCGAGACAAGTCGTAACGCAAAGAAGCGGGAGCGCGCAGCCCTGCGCGACCAGAGCGGCTATGGGTCCGACTCGtccaacgacgaggagagcgtgGTGCCCAGTCGGCGGCCAAAGGAGGaagccgacgacgacgacgacgtcgacatgttcggggacgatgacgacgaagGCAAGGggaaggacaaggagaaaGAGAAGAACAAGGAGTTCATGGATTtgcgcgacgtcgagggccAGGAGGACTTGGACaatggggaggggaagcgGTTCAAGCGAGCCGACAACgaggactcggactcggaggcggaggagccGGGGACCGGCTTAGATGGGTCGATGGGCGTCGAGATCACACCCTTCAACATGAAGAAGGAATTCGAGGAGGGACGCTTCACCGAGGGCGGTGAGACGTACGTCGAGAACGAAAAGGATCCGCACGAGCAACACGACCACTGGTTAGACGGGGCGGACAAGGACGCGATCAAGAAggcgcgccgagcgcaccgcgagcgcgagaggGTCGAGAgggagcgcgaggctcGCGAAACTGAGCTCGCtgttggcgagggcagcgaggagcgcgagcaccAGCTCATGCGCAACGCCGTACAGCTCATGGAACGTGGCGAGACAGTGCTTGAGGCACTGCAGCGCTtaggcggcgaggccgagaccaagcgccgcaaggaggaggtcgggaagaggaagaagtCGTGGGCTgagcgccagcgcgagcgcaaggctgCAATGGCCATCGACACTGCCGACCCCGAGCACGGCTCGCCATTCGGACGACTCACTGCCATCGTGTCCAGCCTCCAGGCCATTGGGCAGTTGGACGTGTATTCGCTCTcgcgcgaggcggtccAGCGCATGCTCCCTCGTGAGGAGACAgcatcggcggcggcgccagcaAGACCACCATCAGTCAACCGCGCATTCCAGTACCGCTTCTCGCTCGCCTACCTTCGCACGCTCCCCGAGGACCAGCGGCctgtcgagcgcgaggtgtTCG gcccATTCAGCCTGCTTCAGCTGCGCGGGTGGAAGGCCACGGGCTTCTTCGGGCCCAACTGCGAGAACATCGAGGTGCACGTTGTCAACCCTGTTGAGGAG
- a CDS encoding uncharacterized protein (endoribonuclease activity), protein MVLNIRPVVSPGMAGCCTVLSFFGVIILSVFGYFFSHRAYGLTSSHEDPEDPDFVAKLCYTSAIVYAVFMVFCGLQLGVHARYPRGVQL, encoded by the exons ATGGTCCTTAACATTAGGCCCGTCGTCTCCCCCGGCATGG CGGGCTGCTGTACCGTTCTCTCGTTCTTCGGCGTCATCATCCTGTCCG TGTTCGGATACTTCTTCAGCCACCGCGCATATGGCCTTACCAGTTCTCACGAGGATCCTGAGGACCCGGACTTTGTCGCCAAGCTCTGTTACACGTCCGCGATCGTGTATGCCGTGTTCATGGTGTTCTGTGGCTTGCAG CTTGGCGTGCATGCCCGCTACCCCAGAGGTGTGCAGCTGTAG
- the MAK21 gene encoding uncharacterized protein (CBF/Mak21 family), whose product MFKNKGKKSGPSGPSAPKARKSFEGSKPARGGISDELRQAVADLGGDDEDLELIAGVDNDDGDDVIAAKGAAMDEGDLRKALGNFMKGLDFGNAGAPAPKAEEEDEAEEESEDEDEDEDEDEDEDEDEEESDGSDKAEEDEEEEESDEEDHREDEVKPQPKAAPEPTPEAAPQRTDPEPTSGRAVPAEPTWADLVPELSTPNKPLGRVAPEILNNYRQRGERLLSELPKPQRVGSSSDAAFISQILSSGTHNDKLSALVLIVRESPIHGVSELERLRNMAGWRDGAPGGGARDLRLASVRALADWWVTGGGKAAGKLKYFADQPLLAHPDVTDRHLVVFMFEDFLKKWFFNLLQILEALTHDQLPYVRMKALDVVFQLLSGNAEQEQNLLRLGVNKLGDNDRAVASKASYHLLHLLQVHPAMKAVVAREVSALVLKTTLTGPAGAASSGAHMRFDDDEPKKKEEKKEVNDHGRYYGLITLNQMTLTSKDNDVAGRLVEVYFEVFREILGDEEKRGDAVDEDEEREKITGKVGKWQGRRKGAKAKGGRKEEEELVESGAAKLIAAVLTGINRALPFAKLDEGLFSGYMETLFKICHAGTFNTSIQALQLIFQVSKSRQTVSDRFYRTLYESLFDSRLLMSSKQAMYLNLLFKALKHDTSLPRVMAFVKRLLQMLTLHQPPFISGALYLLGELFNTMPGLRRMLIEPEDDGEEHFVDADGDKPAKAEANKTSGPVYDGKKREPQYAHADTSCLWELLPFTTHFHPSVALQANQLLMGEQLTGSPDISLNTLISFLDKFVYRNPKKTAAAKGASIMQPAAVSDHTGTVIRMRGARAGGDAVNSESFWRKKVEDVPADQLFFHKFFATKLARKEASKKKRGADDEEMSENEFPESLGGSDEEGSEEEEGGEKDEESDLEEAEIWKAMQGTMPDAGDDMGLSDDSDGDVDYSSDEEGGEGKEVEEVEEGEDDEEEVEDEGMESDDAGDRDDVSDDEDFPSFAEDDDDLISLDEMPDEVLNAESEEDEEEEEDPAAGAKRKRREERKERRKKRKEMPAFASYEDYAKLIEADSE is encoded by the exons ATGTTCAAgaacaagggcaagaagagcGGGCCCAGCGGGCCCAGCGCACCCAAGGCGCGCAAGTCTTTCGAGGGCTCCAAGCCTGCACGCGGGGGGATTAGCGACGAGCTTCGGCAGGCTgtggccgacctcggcggcgacgatgaggatctcgagctcatcgcTGGCGTAgacaacgacgacggggaTGATGTGATCGCGGCCAAGGGGGCGGCTATGGATGAG ggcGACCTGCGGAAAGCGTTGGGTAACTTCATGAAGGGCCTCGACTTTGGGAATGCGGGTGCGCCGGCacccaaggccgaggaggaggacgaggccgaggaggagagcgaggatgaggatgaggatgaggatgaggatgaggatgaggatgaggatgaagaggagtCCGACGGCAGTGATaaggctgaggaggacgaggaggaggaggagagcgacgaggaggaccacagggaggacgaggtcaagccACAGCCCAAGGCTGCACCAGAACCTACACCCGAGGCCGCGCCTCAAAGAACCGACCCCGAGCCGACCAGTGGAAGG gccgTCCCCGCCGAGCCTACTTgggccgacctcgtgccCGAGCTCTCGACGCCCAACAAGCCACTGGGCCGCGTTGCCCCCGAGATTCTCAATAACTaccgccagcgcggcgagcgtcTGCTCTCAGAGCTCCCGAAGCCCCAGCGCgtcggcagcagcagcgacgCGGCGTTCATCTCGCAGATCCTTTCGAGCGGTACCCACAACGACAAACTGTCTGCTCTGGTTCTCATTGTGCGCGAGAGCCCGATCCACGGTGTCTcggagctcgagcgcctccgcAACATGGCCGGATGGCGTGACGGTGCACCTGGCGGTGGAGCGCGTGACCTGCGCCTGGCTTCGGTGCGCGCGCTTGCCGACTGGTGGGTGActggcggcggcaaggcTGCAGGCAAGCTCAA ATACTTTGCCGACCAGCCGCTTCTCGCTCACCCCGACGTCACGGACCGGCACCTCGTCGTTTTCATGTTCGAGGACTTCCTCAAGAAGTGGTtcttcaacctcctccagatcctcgaggcgcttaCCCACGACCAGCTGCCATACGTGCGTATgaaggcgctcgacgtcgttTTCCAGCTGCTCTCGGGCAACGCGGAGCAGGAACAGAACctgctccgcctcggcgtcaacaagctcggcgacaaCGACCGCGCCGTTGCGTCCAAGGCGAGCtaccatctcctccatctgcTGCAGGTCCACCCGGCTATGAAGGCCGTggttgcgcgcgaggtATCGGCACTCGTGCTCAAGACGACACTGACGGGCCCCGCTGGCGCCGCTTCCTCGGGCGCGCATATGCGTttcgacgacgatgagcccaagaagaaggaggagaagaaggaggtcAACGACCACGGGCGGTACTACGGCCTCATCACGCTCAACCAGATGACGCTCACGAGCAAGGACAACGACGTTGCTGGCCGCCTGGTGGAGGTATACTTTGAGGTGTTCCGCGAGATCCtgggtgacgaggagaagcgcggcgacgcggtcgacgaggacgaggagcgcgagaagatcACCGGCAAGGTCGGCAAGTGGCAGGGACGCCGGAAGGgtgccaaggccaagggcggacgcaaggaggaggaggagcttgtcgagTCTGGCgcggccaagctcatcgCGGCCGTTCTGACCGGTATCAATCGTGCGCTGCCgttcgccaagctcgacgagggccTGTTCTCGGGGTACATGGAGACTCTGTTCAAGATCTGCCACGCGGGGACGTTCAACACTTCGATCCAGGCGCTCCAGCTCATCTTCCAGGTGTCCAAGTCTCGCCAGACGGTCAGCGACCGCTTTTACCGGACACTGTATGAGTCGCTGTTTGACTCTCGCCTTCTCATGTCCTCCAAGCAAGCCATGTACCTCAACCTTTTGttcaaggcgctcaagcacGACACGTCGTTGCCGCGCGTCATGGCCTTTGTCAAGCGCCTCTTGCAGATGCTGACGCTGCACCAGCCGCCTTTCATCTCAGGCGCACTgtacctcctcggcgagttGTTCAACACCATGCCGGGTTTGCGGCGCATGCTCAtcgagcccgaggacgatggcgaggagcactttgtcgatgccgacggcgacaagccggccaaggccgaggcgaaCAAGACCTCTGGGCCAGTATATGacggcaagaagcgcgagcCTCAGTACGCGCACGCCGACACGAGCTGTCTCTGGGAGCTCCTGCCATTCACGACGCACTTCCATCCCAGTGTTGCGCTTCAGGCCAACCAGCTGCTCATGGGCGAGCAGCTGACTGGCTCGCCCGACATTTCGCTCAACACGCTCATCTCGTTCCTCGACAAGTTTGTGTACCGCAACCCGAAgaagacggcggcggcaaaGGGCGCGAGTATCATGCAGCCCGCGGCTGTCAGCGACCACACTGGAACGGTTATTCGgatgcgcggcgcgcgcgcaggtGGCGACGCGGTCAACTCGGAGTCGTTCTGGCGcaagaaggtcgaggacgtgccTGCCGACCAGCTGTTCTTCCACAAGTTCTTCGCAACCAAGCTCGCACGCAAGGAGGCTTCCAAAAAGAAGCGCGGtgcggacgacgaggagatgagcGAGAACGAGTTCCCGGAGAGCCTGGGAGGTTCGGATGAGGAGGGAtcggaggaggaagaaggaggagagaaggacgaggagagcgacttggaagaggccgagatcTGGAAGGCCATGCAGGGCACGATGCCGGACGCTGGCGACGACATGGGCCTGTCTGACGACTCGGATGGGGACGTCGACTACTCgtccgacgaggagggaggagaagggaaggaggtagaggaggtagaggagggcgaagatgatgaggaggaggtagaGGATGAGGGCATGGAGTCGGACGACGCtggcgaccgcgacgacgtgtcggacgacgaggacttCCCATCGttcgccgaggacgacgacgacctcatctcgctcgacgagatgccGGACGAGGTTCTCAATGCcgagagtgaggaggacgaagaggaggaggaggacccCGCAGCAGGtgccaagcgcaagcgccgcgaggagcgcaaggaaCGGCGtaagaagcgcaaggagatGCCGGCGTTTGCAAGCTACGAGGACTACGCCAAGCTTATCGAGGCGGACAGCGAGTAG